In the genome of Aspergillus flavus chromosome 8, complete sequence, one region contains:
- a CDS encoding dehydrogenase with different specificitie (oxidoreductase, short chain dehydrogenase/reductase family), which produces MPIPLLAQGFQEGISSIPYAWTVLKIVPFVLLVAALKYYFGGARNGSERLMHSKVVMVTGGTSGIGASVVHELASRGAQVILLTKHAPSDVFLVDYIEDIRKSTKNQLIYAEQVDLSSLHSIRTFATKWIDNVPPRRLDMVILCGNTAAPSSASRKLTADGLDEEWQVNYLANFHLLSILSPALRAQPPHRDVRVIFTTCSSYIGAKIDPKQIEAACTPDAPAPRGTKNGKNVKKVGAGSKKSKPSLFGASKLALMSFSQSFQKHLNAFERPDKMPPCTRVIVVDPGFSRTPGTRRWLTGGSLWGLLLYLITWPLWWLVLKSPQQGAQSILYAAMEARFGRGTGGWMIKECQEVDFARKDIKDEEAGKLLWQFSEAQIEQKEKESAVKRALAKKEQQEKEKQKNNGASSSKPAAKEQTPGSRRSRKAK; this is translated from the exons ATGCCTATTCCCTTGCTTGCTCAGGGGTTCCAGGAGGGTATCTCCTCTATTCCTTATGCGTGGACAGTTTTGAAGATCGTGCCATTTGTGCTCTTGGTTGCTGCGTTGAAGTATTATTTCGGTGGTGCCCGAAATGGATCGGAGCGGTTGATGCACTCTAAGGTTGTGATGGTCACG GGTGGAACATCAGGAATAGGAGCCAGCGTCGTCCACGAACTTGCCTCTCGCGGTGCCCAggtcatcctcctcacaAAGCATGCCCCCTCGGACGTCTTCCTGGTTGATTATATCGAGGATATCCGAAAGTCAACGAAAAACCAACTCATCTACGCCGAGCAGGTAGATCTGTCCTCGCTGCACTCAATCCGCACATTCGCAACAAAATGGATCGATAACGTCCCCCCGCGCCGACTAGACATGGTCATCCTGTGTGGAAACACAGCCGCACCTTCATCCGCCAGCCGAAAGCTGACCGCAGACGGGCTCGACGAAGAATGGCAAGTGAATTATCTCGCCAACTTCCACCTCTTGAGTATCCTCAGTCCGGCGCTAAGGGCCCAGCCACCTCATCGTGATGTGCGGGTCATTTTCACGACCTGTTCGAGCTACATCGGAGCCAAAATTGACCCTAAGCAAATCGAGGCAGCTTGTACACCCGACGCCCCAGCGCCGCGGGGAACGAAAAACGGCAAGAATGTGAAGAAAGTAGGGGCTGGATCGAAGAAATCCAAACCCAGCCTGTTCGGAGCGAGCAAGCTTGCCTTGATGTCTTTCTCTCAGTCCTTCCAGAAACACTTGAATGCTTTCGAACGTCCCGATAAGATGCCTCCGTGTACGCGTGTGATTGTTGTTGACCCTGGCTTTAGTCGCACCCCGGGTACTCGTCGCTGGTTGACGGGTGGGTCGCTTTGGGGGCTTCTGCTTTACCTCATTACCTGGCCTTTGTGGTGGTTGGTCCTGAAGTCCCCGCAGCAGGGCGCCCAGAGTATTCTGTATGCTGCCATGGAGGCTAGATTCGGTCGTGGCACTGGTGGATGGATGATCAAGGAGTGTCAGGAGGTGGATTTTGCTCGCAAAGacatcaaggatgaagaggctGGGAAACTGCTGTGGCAATTCAGCGAAGCGCAAATtgagcagaaggagaaggaaagtgCCGTGAAAAGGGCACtggccaagaaggagcagcaggagaaggaaaagcagaagaacAATGGCGCTTCCAGTTCTAAACCTGCAGCGAAAGAGCAGACTCCAGGATCGCGAAGGAGCCGGAAAGCTAAATAG